Proteins encoded in a region of the Triticum dicoccoides isolate Atlit2015 ecotype Zavitan chromosome 3A, WEW_v2.0, whole genome shotgun sequence genome:
- the LOC119267097 gene encoding xyloglucan endotransglycosylase/hydrolase protein 8-like: protein MARRFLAVLAVVLALSQAASAKPWLDDKFNTDGTVRTGYDASGEQVVTLSLDQRSGAGFNSDEQYLYGEFSIQMKLIPGNSAGTVSCFYLSSGDGDGHDEIDMEFMGNSSGPGHPVVLNTNVWVNGDGKKEHQFNLWFDPAADFHTYTIIWNPENILFKVDNLFIRSFKRFAGIPYTSSKPMRLHATLWDGSFWATEKGKVPIDWSNAPFNVLYRNYYANACVSGGACHAGSDGWMNRQLNGAEWGTVKWAERSYMSYNYCEDGYRFPQGFPAECSRY from the exons ATGGCACGCCGTTTCCTGGCCGTGCTCGCCGTCGTCCTGGCGCTCTCGCAGGCCGCCTCGGCCAAGCCCTGGCTCGACGATAAGTTCAACACGGACGGCACTGTCCGGACCGGTTACGACGCTTCGGGCGAGCAGGTGGTGACGCTCAGCCTCGACCAGCGCTCCGGCGCCGGCTTCAACTCCGATGAGCAATACCTCTACGGTGAGTTCAGCATCCAGATGAAGCTCATCCCGGGAAACTCCGCCGGCACCGTCTCTTGCTTCTAC CTTTCTTCCGGTGATGGCGACGGGCACGACGAGATCGACATGGAGTTCATGGGCAACTCCAGCGGCCCTGGCCATCCAGTGGTGCTCAACACCAACGTGTGGGTCAACGGCGACGGCAAGAAGGAGCACCAGTTCAACCTCTGGTTCGACCCCGCCGCCGACTTCCACACCTACACCATCATCTGGAACCCGGAGAACATCCTCTTCAAGGTTGACAACCTCTTCATCCGGTCCTTCAAGCGCTTCGCCGGCATCCCCTACACTAGCTCCAAACCCATGAGGCTGCACGCCACGCTCTGGGACGGCAGCTTCTGGGCGACCGAGAAGGGCAAGGTCCCCATCGACTGGTCCAACGCGCCCTTCAACGTCTTGTACCGGAACTACTACGCCAACGCCTGCGTCAGCGGCGGCGCGTGCCACGCCGGCAGCGACGGGTGGATGAACAGGCAGCTCAACGGCGCCGAGTGGGGCACCGTGAAGTGGGCGGAGCGCAGTTACATGAGCTACAACTACTGCGAGGATGGGTACAGGTTCCCGCAGGGGTTCCCCGCCGAGTGCAGCCGCTACTGA